The Amblyomma americanum isolate KBUSLIRL-KWMA chromosome 6, ASM5285725v1, whole genome shotgun sequence genome has a window encoding:
- the LOC144094055 gene encoding uncharacterized protein LOC144094055 → MSDEQLPRLHEDTDGLDNHVLEDPDEGLSEFIRVNSESNLPHQDTTLLQAMLLVLTFVIAAGLPWTQVDSLLKLLKAVLGQNIFPSTKYGFRKLWDLHKSRMVEVHTYGPTCQSLTSSCGLDLQRCTTCAATMTVAQVVKKGSFFITVDLKHQLQCVLKNFGDVVGTNLQKLTAETDRGAYRDITDGSCTERSAVKGT, encoded by the coding sequence ATGTCTGATGAACAACTGCCAAGACTCCATGAGGATACCGATGGGCTTGATAACCATGTGCTGGAGGACCCTGATGAAGGCTTGTCGGAATTTATAAGGGTTAACTCAGAGTCAAACCTTCCACACCAAGACACTACCCTCCTGCAGGCGATGCTGCTGGTATTGACATTTGTTATTGCTGCTGGCCTTCCTTGGACTCAAGTGGACAGCTTGTTGAAGCTGTTGAAAGCGGTACTAGGCCAGAACATCTTCCCATCTACAAAATATGGCTTCAGGAAATTATGGGATCTTCACAAGTCAAGGATGGTCGAAGTTCACACATACGGTCCAACATGCCAGTCCCTGACATCAAGCTGCGGGCTGGATCTTCAGCGCTGCACTACTTGTGCAGCTACAATGACTGTGGCACAGGTGGTGAAAAAAGGAAGCTTCTTTATCACTGTTGATCTGAAGCATCAGCTACAGTGTGTCTTAAAAAACTTTGGGGATGTAGTTGGCACCAACCTCCAGAAACTGACAGCTGAAACTGATCGGGGAGCCTACAGGGACATCACAGATGGGTCATGTACAGAAAGGTCTGCCGTGAAAGGAACTTGA
- the LOC144094058 gene encoding uncharacterized protein LOC144094058 isoform X2, whose protein sequence is MEYYVYVKLLEDNVKKIAKSRNVKGFRLADVDDFRAGEIYSVYWEGDKKTRVGYYDAKILHMSDSKEEMDAFIADKAQRAKLKRQGPPENICRLFKEPRHR, encoded by the exons ATGGAGTACTACGTGTACGTAAAACTCTTAGAGGACAACGTGAAAAAAATCGCAAAGTCGCGCAACGTAAAAGGGTTCCGCCTGGCCGATGTGGACGATTTTAGAGCGGGGGAAATCTACAGCGTTTACTGGGAAGGCGACAAAAAAACTAGGGTAGGCTATTACGACGCCAAAATACTCCACATGTCAG ATTCCAAAGAAGAAATGGACGCATTTATTGCAGATAAAGCGCAGCGTGCAAAGCTGAAGCGCCAGGGACCACCAGAAAAT ATATGCAGGCTTTTCAAGGAGCCGCGACATCGGTGA
- the LOC144094058 gene encoding uncharacterized protein LOC144094058 isoform X1 — MQAFQGAATSVMSSQEADFAPVPAGMPAAGPLSFLCVDMPTAFQGAVPAGTLAGPQPAQGVCTVTESGKVHLANVFEISKEAYDTLMALQKDSLIVKRAATTLWSTEVLAQRSCTGTLSYRFRAEGGDKSPQ; from the exons ATGCAGGCTTTTCAAGGAGCCGCGACATCGGTGATGTCATCACAAGAAGCGGACTTTGCACCAGTGCCTGCTGGAATGCCTGCAGCAGGACCACTGTCGTTCTTGTGTGTGGACATGCCTACGGCTTTTCAAGGAGCAGTGCCTGCTGGAACATTAGCAGGACCACAACCAGCCCAGGGTGTTTGCACGGTGACAGAGAGCGGAAAG GTGCACCTTGCCAATGTATTTGAGATTTCAAAGGAAGCATACGACACTTTGATGGCGCTGCAAAAAGATTCGCTGATTGTAAAAAGAGCGGCAACCACTTTGTGGTCTACCGAAGTGCTTGCGCAGCGCAGCTGCACAGGAACACTGTCCTACAGATTCCGGGCAGAGGGTGGTGACAAGTCCCCACAATAG